One segment of Fuscovulum ytuae DNA contains the following:
- a CDS encoding aerobic carbon-monoxide dehydrogenase large subunit, whose protein sequence is MNDLTPTREERIANLKGLGSSRKRVEDARFTQGKGNYVDDIKMPGMLFGDFVRSPYAHARVKSINADAAKAIPGVVAVLTAADLAPLNLHWMPTLAGDKQMVLADGKVLFQGQEVAFVVATDRYIAADAVEKVEVEYEELPVITDPFKALEPDAAVLREDLNGIMSGAHGPRRHHNHIFLWETGDKEATEQALDAAEVVAEEMVYYHRTHPCPLETCGTVASMDKVNGKLTVWGTFQAPHVVRTVASLLSGIEEHNIRVVSPDIGGGFGNKVGVYPGYVCAIVASIVTGKPVKWVEDRMDNLMATAFARDYWMKGRISATKDGKITALHCHVTADHGAFDACADPTKFPAGFFHICTGSYDIPVAYVGVDGVYTNKAPGGVAYRCSFRVTEAAYFIERMIEVLAIELNMDAAELRRINFIRKDQFPYQSALGWEYDSGDYHTAWDKALEAVNYKGLREEQAQRIEDFKAGKTRKLLGIGLTHFTEIVGAGPVKNCDILGMGMFDSCEIRIHPTGSAIARLGTISQGQGHATTFAQIIASEIGLSADSITVEEGDTDTAPYGLGTYGSRSTPVAGAATALCGRKIRAKAQMIAAWLLEVHEGDLEWDVDRFQVKGAPERFKTMKDIAYAAYNQAIPGLEPGLEAVSYYDPPNMTYPFGAYIAVMEIDVDTGEHEVRQFYALDDCGTRINPMVIEGQVHGGATEGYAIAMGQEIAYDEIGNVKTGTLMDFFLPTAWETPHYTTDHTETPSPHHPIGAKGVGESPNVGSVPAFSNAVHDAFRAFGLRQSHMPHDHWRIWKIARNLGLHG, encoded by the coding sequence ATGAACGACCTCACCCCGACACGCGAGGAACGCATCGCCAATCTCAAAGGCCTCGGCTCCAGCCGCAAGCGCGTGGAAGACGCGCGCTTCACCCAAGGCAAAGGCAACTATGTCGACGACATCAAGATGCCGGGAATGCTGTTTGGAGATTTCGTCCGCTCTCCTTACGCCCATGCGCGCGTAAAATCGATCAATGCGGATGCCGCCAAGGCCATACCGGGCGTAGTCGCCGTCCTTACAGCTGCCGACCTCGCCCCCTTGAACCTGCACTGGATGCCGACGCTCGCGGGCGACAAGCAGATGGTGCTGGCCGATGGCAAGGTCCTGTTCCAGGGGCAGGAAGTGGCCTTCGTCGTTGCCACCGACCGCTATATCGCCGCCGACGCCGTGGAAAAGGTGGAGGTGGAGTATGAGGAACTCCCGGTCATAACCGACCCGTTCAAGGCACTGGAACCCGATGCCGCCGTGCTGCGCGAAGACCTGAACGGCATCATGTCCGGCGCGCATGGCCCCCGCCGCCACCACAACCACATCTTCCTGTGGGAAACCGGTGACAAAGAGGCAACCGAACAAGCGCTGGATGCCGCTGAAGTGGTAGCCGAAGAGATGGTATACTACCACCGCACCCATCCCTGCCCGCTGGAAACCTGCGGCACCGTGGCCAGCATGGACAAGGTTAATGGGAAGCTCACGGTCTGGGGCACTTTCCAGGCGCCCCATGTGGTGCGCACCGTGGCCTCTCTGCTGTCGGGAATCGAGGAACACAATATCCGCGTCGTCTCGCCCGATATCGGCGGCGGTTTCGGCAACAAGGTAGGTGTCTATCCCGGCTATGTCTGTGCCATCGTCGCCTCCATCGTTACGGGCAAGCCTGTGAAATGGGTCGAAGATCGGATGGACAACCTGATGGCCACCGCCTTCGCCCGCGACTACTGGATGAAGGGCCGCATCAGCGCCACAAAGGACGGCAAGATCACCGCGCTGCACTGCCACGTCACCGCCGATCACGGCGCCTTTGACGCCTGCGCAGACCCGACGAAATTTCCGGCAGGCTTCTTCCACATCTGTACAGGGTCCTATGACATCCCCGTGGCTTATGTCGGGGTGGACGGCGTATATACGAACAAGGCCCCCGGTGGCGTCGCCTATCGGTGCTCCTTCCGGGTGACCGAGGCCGCCTATTTCATCGAACGGATGATTGAGGTTCTGGCCATCGAGCTGAACATGGATGCTGCCGAACTGCGCCGCATCAACTTCATCCGCAAAGACCAGTTCCCCTATCAGTCAGCACTTGGCTGGGAGTATGACTCGGGCGATTACCACACCGCGTGGGACAAAGCGCTGGAGGCGGTGAACTACAAGGGCCTGCGCGAAGAACAGGCCCAGCGGATCGAGGACTTCAAGGCCGGAAAGACGCGCAAGCTTTTGGGCATCGGCCTGACCCACTTCACCGAAATCGTGGGCGCAGGTCCCGTGAAGAACTGTGACATCCTTGGGATGGGCATGTTCGATAGCTGCGAAATCCGCATCCATCCGACAGGGTCGGCCATTGCGCGGCTTGGCACCATCAGCCAGGGACAGGGCCACGCCACCACCTTCGCCCAGATCATCGCCTCGGAAATCGGCCTCAGCGCCGATAGCATAACGGTCGAGGAAGGCGATACCGACACCGCCCCCTACGGCCTTGGCACCTACGGCTCCCGCTCGACTCCTGTCGCGGGCGCGGCAACGGCACTCTGCGGCCGCAAGATCCGCGCCAAGGCGCAGATGATCGCGGCGTGGCTTTTGGAGGTGCACGAAGGCGATCTGGAATGGGACGTCGACCGCTTCCAAGTCAAGGGCGCGCCGGAACGGTTCAAGACGATGAAGGACATCGCCTATGCCGCCTACAATCAGGCCATCCCCGGCCTAGAACCGGGGCTAGAGGCGGTCAGCTACTACGACCCGCCCAACATGACCTATCCCTTCGGCGCCTATATCGCGGTGATGGAGATTGACGTGGACACTGGCGAACATGAGGTCCGCCAATTCTACGCGCTGGATGATTGCGGCACCCGCATCAACCCGATGGTCATCGAAGGTCAGGTCCATGGCGGCGCGACCGAAGGCTATGCCATCGCCATGGGGCAAGAGATCGCCTATGACGAAATCGGCAACGTCAAGACCGGGACCTTGATGGATTTCTTCCTGCCCACGGCATGGGAGACGCCGCATTACACCACCGACCACACCGAAACCCCGTCACCCCACCATCCCATCGGGGCCAAAGGCGTAGGCGAAAGCCCGAATGTTGGATCGGTTCCGGCCTTCTCGAACGCGGTCCACGATGCTTTCCGCGCCTTTGGCCTGCGGCAATCTCATATGCCGCATGATCATTGGCGCATCTGGAAGATCGCCCGCAATCTTGGCCTGCACGGGTAA
- a CDS encoding (2Fe-2S)-binding protein → MTKKIHVTLTVNGEAQEFLAEPRELLIHTLRERLGITGPHIGCETSHCGACTVDMNGRSVKACTVFVAQADGADITTIEGLGGPDGLHVLQRMFREHHGLQCGYCTPGMITRAHRLLQENPAPTEEEVRFGMAGNLCRCTGYQNIVKAILAAAAEMNAKEAAE, encoded by the coding sequence ATGACCAAGAAAATTCACGTCACGCTCACCGTCAACGGCGAGGCACAGGAATTCCTCGCCGAACCGCGCGAACTGCTCATCCACACATTGCGCGAAAGACTGGGGATAACCGGCCCCCATATCGGCTGCGAAACCAGCCACTGCGGCGCCTGCACCGTCGACATGAACGGCCGCTCCGTGAAGGCCTGCACCGTCTTTGTGGCACAGGCCGACGGCGCAGATATCACCACCATTGAAGGCCTCGGCGGCCCAGACGGGCTGCACGTCCTACAGCGCATGTTCCGCGAACATCATGGCCTGCAATGCGGCTATTGCACACCGGGCATGATCACGCGCGCGCACCGTTTGCTGCAGGAAAACCCCGCGCCCACCGAGGAAGAGGTCCGCTTCGGGATGGCCGGAAACCTTTGCCGCTGCACGGGCTATCAGAACATCGTCAAGGCGATCTTGGCCGCTGCGGCCGAAATGAACGCGAAGGAGGCTGCGGAATGA
- a CDS encoding FAD binding domain-containing protein, producing the protein MIPPAFEYHRPTDLASAVGLLAQLGDEARVIAGGHSLIPMMKLRMAEPAHLVDLQAVAELKEISVAADHVHIGAMVTQSDLITHDGLARAIPLLREAALQIADPQVRYVGTVGGNVANGDPGNDMPGLMQCLNATFTLTGPAGSRDVAARDFYHGLYSTDRADDEILTRITIRVAAGGYAYEKQKRKIGDYATAAAAVLLTRQGGTVATASIAMTNLSDMPVWSQAAADALVGTDCGTDAVTTAVAAMLADIDPQADNRGPIEFKRHVAGVILARAIARAWSRA; encoded by the coding sequence ATGATACCACCGGCCTTTGAATATCATCGGCCGACCGACCTTGCGTCGGCGGTCGGTTTGTTGGCGCAACTCGGTGATGAGGCGCGCGTCATCGCAGGCGGGCACAGCCTGATCCCGATGATGAAATTGCGGATGGCGGAACCCGCGCATCTTGTTGATTTGCAAGCCGTAGCGGAACTCAAAGAAATCAGCGTCGCCGCGGATCACGTTCATATCGGTGCCATGGTCACCCAATCCGACCTGATCACCCACGATGGTCTTGCCCGCGCCATCCCGCTTCTGCGCGAAGCGGCCCTTCAGATCGCCGATCCGCAGGTTCGGTATGTTGGCACTGTCGGCGGAAATGTTGCCAATGGTGATCCGGGCAATGACATGCCAGGGCTGATGCAGTGCCTCAATGCGACCTTTACCCTGACCGGCCCGGCCGGCAGCCGCGATGTGGCCGCCCGCGACTTCTATCACGGGCTGTACAGCACCGACCGTGCCGATGACGAAATCCTTACCCGCATCACGATCCGCGTGGCGGCAGGCGGCTATGCCTACGAAAAACAAAAGCGCAAGATCGGCGACTACGCCACCGCCGCCGCTGCCGTTCTGCTGACGCGCCAAGGCGGCACCGTCGCCACCGCCTCCATCGCCATGACCAACCTGTCCGACATGCCGGTTTGGTCGCAGGCTGCTGCTGACGCGCTTGTGGGCACAGATTGCGGCACAGATGCCGTTACTACCGCTGTGGCTGCGATGCTCGCCGATATTGACCCGCAGGCCGACAATCGCGGCCCCATTGAATTCAAGCGTCACGTCGCGGGCGTCATCCTCGCCCGTGCCATCGCCCGCGCCTGGTCGCGCGCCTGA
- a CDS encoding MHYT domain-containing protein, whose amino-acid sequence MLEYSHDPRLVLAAFAIALMAGFTGLSLTRGANALPVGQRKAVISMAAVALGGGIWSMHFVAMLGLRLPILYTYDALVTLLSALVAILLTGLALLILHFRPRTSRNLGLAGAIIGGGIALMHYIGMSGMELCSPVYTVPGVAGALAASVALSILAIRIAYSERGRRNILLGAAGFGAAVIMAHFLAMAGTGFLPDPQSDALGPALENGTLAIIVTLAAFVISAAFLLSGITFFPTPEETPQAATIPSVETATAAVARRVDPPRADPPLKVPHEREGRTFFLDPASISVIRAEGHYTLLQRGMETLFCPWSISEAEERLASAGFLRVHRSYLLNPARVTRFEKLKDSGECSVEGADGLRIPVSRTRLSTLREVLGL is encoded by the coding sequence GTGCTTGAGTATAGTCACGACCCTCGCCTTGTTCTGGCCGCCTTCGCCATCGCCCTGATGGCGGGGTTCACGGGCCTTTCTCTGACACGCGGGGCAAATGCCTTGCCTGTTGGGCAACGAAAGGCCGTCATCTCCATGGCGGCAGTAGCCCTTGGCGGCGGCATCTGGTCAATGCATTTCGTCGCCATGTTAGGTCTGCGCCTGCCAATCCTTTACACCTACGACGCGCTGGTGACCCTTCTCTCTGCCCTCGTGGCGATCCTTTTGACCGGTCTTGCGTTGCTGATACTGCATTTCCGCCCGCGGACCAGTCGCAACTTGGGATTGGCCGGTGCCATCATCGGCGGTGGCATCGCCTTGATGCATTATATTGGCATGTCAGGCATGGAACTCTGCAGCCCGGTCTATACGGTTCCCGGCGTGGCAGGCGCCCTTGCCGCCTCTGTCGCGCTCTCCATCCTCGCCATCCGCATCGCCTATTCCGAACGCGGTCGGCGCAACATCCTTCTGGGCGCGGCGGGCTTCGGTGCCGCGGTGATCATGGCCCATTTCCTTGCCATGGCAGGCACGGGCTTTCTGCCTGATCCGCAATCCGATGCACTCGGCCCGGCGCTGGAAAACGGCACCCTTGCTATCATCGTGACACTGGCAGCCTTCGTCATATCGGCAGCCTTCCTTCTGAGCGGGATCACCTTCTTCCCCACGCCAGAAGAAACCCCTCAAGCCGCCACAATCCCCTCCGTTGAAACCGCAACGGCAGCGGTCGCGCGCCGCGTCGATCCGCCCCGCGCCGATCCGCCCCTAAAGGTCCCGCACGAACGTGAAGGGCGCACCTTCTTTCTCGATCCGGCCAGCATCTCGGTGATCCGGGCCGAAGGGCATTACACGTTGCTGCAACGCGGGATGGAAACGCTGTTCTGCCCTTGGTCCATATCCGAGGCGGAAGAGCGCCTCGCCTCGGCGGGCTTCCTCCGGGTGCATCGCAGTTATCTGCTCAACCCCGCCCGCGTCACCCGCTTTGAAAAGCTAAAAGATTCTGGCGAATGCAGCGTCGAAGGGGCGGACGGCCTGCGCATACCCGTCAGCCGCACCCGCCTCTCGACACTACGCGAGGTTTTGGGCCTCTGA
- a CDS encoding ATP-binding protein has product MSSAEATRPGLLHSLSARFTFLAFVFATGLAVILVAVLALGTWRTLVWQEEQVLLQRSEALYSWLGTNPIDEDNLFHEIVENVFEPREILMRVEDPALSAPMETPGYSEALSDLLLEPAPTSPVEAGVSFAVGPQGGLYLSLLTARFVGDGEAARLVIVRGASNLSLDEKAFAGYLFFAGLLTTGLIFGAGLLQLMISRWLLRPVQRITQETALVAPGTIDRRIAPQGLPSELAVLASAHNTMLDRLEKAYHGLSTYADNAAHELRGPVGRLMAQTERLLDRTDLPPDLQDPIDTLHETATSLRDVLNVVLFLARADQGVMTALRQNVDAIQSLTDLRDLYEPACEEAGLTLSLDLPDHLTWPLDPRLFQQAMSNILENAIRHTPSGGRITVQARSASGMLDIRVTDTGSGIPPEHLPFVFDRFYRVDAVRNPGTGTGLGLAIVRSILRLHAGRVDIASAPGQGTTVEMFFGPAPSASGP; this is encoded by the coding sequence ATGTCCTCCGCTGAAGCCACGCGCCCCGGCCTTCTGCACTCGCTCTCCGCGCGTTTCACGTTTCTCGCCTTTGTCTTTGCCACTGGTCTTGCCGTCATTCTGGTGGCCGTCCTCGCCCTTGGCACATGGCGCACGCTTGTCTGGCAGGAGGAGCAGGTCCTCCTCCAGCGCAGCGAGGCGCTCTATTCGTGGTTGGGCACGAACCCGATTGACGAAGACAACCTCTTTCATGAAATCGTCGAGAATGTCTTCGAACCACGCGAAATCCTCATGCGGGTCGAAGACCCGGCTCTAAGCGCGCCTATGGAAACCCCCGGCTATTCCGAAGCGCTGTCTGACCTTCTGCTGGAACCGGCCCCCACCTCCCCGGTCGAGGCCGGGGTATCCTTCGCGGTCGGTCCCCAAGGTGGCCTCTATCTTTCGCTTCTCACCGCGCGCTTTGTGGGCGATGGAGAGGCTGCACGGCTGGTTATCGTGCGCGGGGCGTCGAACCTGTCGCTGGATGAAAAGGCCTTTGCCGGCTACCTTTTTTTCGCAGGTTTGCTGACGACCGGGCTGATTTTCGGGGCGGGTCTTTTGCAACTCATGATTAGCCGCTGGCTGCTTCGACCCGTTCAGCGCATCACGCAGGAAACGGCCTTGGTCGCACCCGGCACGATCGATCGGCGGATCGCGCCGCAAGGTCTGCCCAGCGAACTTGCCGTCCTTGCCAGCGCGCATAACACGATGCTGGACCGCCTAGAGAAAGCCTATCATGGTCTTTCCACCTATGCCGACAACGCCGCTCATGAATTGCGCGGTCCGGTCGGGCGCCTCATGGCGCAGACCGAACGACTCCTTGATCGGACCGACTTGCCGCCAGACTTGCAAGACCCCATTGATACGCTGCACGAAACCGCGACCAGCTTACGAGACGTGCTCAATGTTGTCCTCTTTCTGGCCCGCGCGGATCAGGGTGTAATGACTGCGCTTCGGCAAAACGTCGATGCAATACAATCGCTTACCGATCTGCGCGACCTTTACGAACCGGCCTGCGAAGAGGCGGGACTGACCCTCTCCCTCGACCTGCCGGATCACCTTACTTGGCCACTTGATCCCCGGCTGTTTCAGCAGGCGATGTCGAACATCCTTGAAAATGCCATCCGCCATACCCCATCAGGGGGCCGGATCACTGTTCAGGCACGGTCCGCCTCTGGCATGCTCGACATCCGCGTCACAGATACCGGATCGGGCATTCCACCCGAACACTTGCCATTTGTCTTCGACCGTTTCTATCGCGTCGATGCTGTGCGCAATCCGGGTACGGGTACCGGTCTTGGGCTTGCCATCGTCCGCTCAATCCTACGGCTGCATGCGGGACGCGTCGATATCGCAAGTGCGCCGGGCCAAGGCACCACAGTCGAGATGTTCTTCGGCCCAGCGCCCAGCGCAAGCGGCCCGTGA
- a CDS encoding response regulator yields the protein MKLLLVEDDQDVARNTRAGLAAAGFEVTWVTSGVAAFDSLYAGHFDVMVLDVMIPGLSGWQVLSLMREEGITVPVLMLTALDSLENRVRGLNNGADDYVVKPFAITELVARLHAILRRGAVISEEALTHRDLMVDVRRHLAKRAGTVLDLTQKELRLLSLFLEHKGQVLSRSYILERVWDMNFNSDGNVVDVCVRRLRSKVDDPYTDKLIHTIRGRGYVLR from the coding sequence ATGAAACTTCTGCTTGTCGAAGATGACCAAGACGTCGCCCGCAACACGCGCGCAGGCCTTGCCGCCGCTGGGTTCGAAGTGACGTGGGTCACCTCCGGCGTTGCGGCATTTGACAGTCTGTATGCCGGCCATTTCGATGTGATGGTGCTGGATGTCATGATCCCCGGGCTGTCGGGCTGGCAGGTCCTTAGCCTGATGCGGGAAGAAGGGATCACCGTCCCGGTCCTGATGTTGACCGCGCTCGATTCGCTGGAAAACCGGGTGCGCGGTCTGAACAACGGGGCAGATGATTATGTGGTCAAGCCGTTCGCCATCACCGAACTCGTAGCCCGGCTGCACGCGATCTTGCGGCGCGGCGCGGTCATTTCCGAAGAGGCGCTCACCCATCGTGACCTGATGGTCGATGTGCGCCGCCATCTGGCAAAACGCGCGGGCACTGTCTTGGACCTCACACAAAAGGAACTGCGGCTTTTGTCCCTCTTTCTCGAACATAAAGGGCAGGTCCTTAGCCGCAGCTATATCCTTGAAAGGGTGTGGGATATGAACTTTAACAGCGACGGCAATGTCGTCGATGTCTGCGTCCGTCGCCTGAGATCGAAGGTGGACGACCCCTACACTGACAAGCTCATCCATACCATCCGGGGTCGCGGCTATGTCCTCCGCTGA